A genomic region of Natronoarchaeum mannanilyticum contains the following coding sequences:
- a CDS encoding Rrf2 family transcriptional regulator yields MSSIELTPSQKTILTALINLHRESEDAVKGEDIAEEVDRNPGTIRNQMQSLKALQLVEGVPGPKGGYKPTATAYEALDIQQMDEPASVPMTHEGEPVTEGNVEGIDLSSVHHPELCRAEIHIQGSVRDIHEGDTVVVGPTPLSKLKVEGTVDGKDDTANILILKIDDMVAPAEEPEH; encoded by the coding sequence ATGTCATCCATCGAGCTCACACCCAGCCAGAAGACCATTCTCACCGCTCTGATCAATCTCCACAGAGAGTCCGAGGACGCGGTGAAAGGCGAGGACATCGCCGAGGAGGTCGACCGCAACCCCGGCACGATCCGCAACCAGATGCAGAGTCTGAAGGCGCTCCAGCTCGTCGAGGGCGTCCCCGGTCCGAAGGGCGGCTACAAGCCGACCGCGACCGCCTACGAGGCGCTCGACATCCAGCAGATGGACGAGCCCGCCTCCGTTCCCATGACCCACGAGGGCGAACCGGTCACGGAGGGTAACGTCGAGGGGATCGACCTCAGCAGCGTCCACCACCCCGAGCTGTGCCGCGCCGAGATCCACATCCAGGGATCGGTCCGCGACATCCACGAGGGCGACACCGTCGTCGTCGGCCCGACGCCGCTCTCGAAGCTCAAGGTCGAGGGCACAGTCGACGGCAAGGACGACACCGCCAACATTCTGATCCTGAAGATCGACGACATGGTCGCGCCCGCCGAAGAGCCCGAGCACTGA
- a CDS encoding metal-dependent transcriptional regulator, with the protein MMLSDVMEDYLKVIYHLQDERDGRIRTSEIAEYLDVTSPTVTSMIDKLEERGLVDREKYKGVELTPEGETVALEVVRHHRLLEAYLTEQLDYDWSEVHEEADRLEHHISEKFERRVVEALGDPEVDPHGDPIPNEQLEPPEESQTRKLTEFGEGDRVVVERISDRDSEVLRYLSERGIDPGVTLRIDEVAPFGMITARPKDRDAEVSLPENVAADVHVHDAV; encoded by the coding sequence ATGATGCTCAGCGACGTGATGGAGGACTACCTGAAGGTGATCTACCACCTCCAGGACGAGCGCGACGGGCGGATCCGCACCTCCGAGATCGCGGAGTACCTCGACGTCACGTCGCCGACGGTCACCAGCATGATCGACAAGCTGGAAGAACGTGGGTTGGTCGACCGCGAGAAGTACAAGGGCGTCGAACTCACGCCAGAAGGCGAGACCGTCGCTCTCGAAGTCGTCCGTCACCACAGGCTGCTCGAAGCGTACCTCACCGAGCAGCTCGACTACGACTGGAGCGAGGTCCACGAGGAGGCCGACCGGCTCGAACACCACATCAGCGAGAAGTTCGAGCGCCGCGTCGTCGAGGCGCTGGGCGATCCGGAAGTCGATCCCCACGGCGACCCGATCCCCAACGAGCAGCTCGAACCGCCGGAGGAGAGCCAGACCCGCAAGCTGACCGAGTTCGGCGAGGGCGACCGCGTCGTCGTCGAACGGATCAGCGACAGGGATTCGGAGGTGCTCCGGTATCTCTCCGAGCGCGGGATCGATCCCGGCGTCACGCTCCGGATCGACGAAGTCGCCCCTTTCGGGATGATCACGGCGCGCCCGAAAGATCGGGACGCCGAGGTGTCGCTTCCGGAAAACGTCGCCGCCGACGTTCACGTCCACGACGCCGTCTGA
- the rocF gene encoding arginase, protein MTRTVRIIGAPTDYGANRRGVDMGPSAIRYAGLADAVERTGANAADAGDLFVARAEERDPDAEAPAGDAKFLREVEEVSERLAEEVAETVADGELPLALGGDHSIAIGTLAGTGRDAEIGAVWFDAHGDFNTPETSPSGNVHGMPLAAALGRGAFADREWAQSEGLREENVAIVGLRSVDGAEREALRESAVTVYTMSDIDARGLTPVVEDALDVATDGVEGFHVSLDLDWLDPGEAPGVGTPIRGGVSYREAHAAMERVAARDAAGDAVLRSMELVEVNPILDEHNETAELATELAASALGKRIL, encoded by the coding sequence ATGACGCGAACCGTCCGGATCATCGGGGCGCCGACCGACTACGGCGCGAACCGCCGCGGCGTCGACATGGGGCCTTCCGCGATCAGGTACGCGGGCCTGGCCGACGCCGTCGAACGGACGGGGGCGAACGCCGCCGACGCCGGCGACCTGTTCGTCGCGCGCGCCGAGGAGCGCGACCCGGACGCCGAGGCGCCGGCGGGCGACGCAAAGTTCCTGCGCGAGGTCGAGGAGGTCTCCGAGCGCCTCGCGGAGGAAGTCGCCGAGACCGTCGCCGACGGCGAACTGCCGCTCGCGCTCGGCGGCGACCACTCGATCGCGATCGGCACCCTCGCCGGAACGGGCCGCGACGCCGAGATCGGCGCCGTCTGGTTCGACGCTCACGGCGACTTCAACACGCCCGAAACGTCGCCCAGCGGCAACGTCCACGGGATGCCGCTGGCCGCCGCGCTTGGCAGAGGAGCGTTCGCCGACAGGGAGTGGGCGCAGTCGGAGGGGCTGCGGGAAGAAAACGTCGCGATCGTCGGTCTTCGCAGCGTCGACGGGGCCGAGCGCGAGGCGCTCCGCGAGAGCGCCGTCACCGTCTACACCATGTCGGATATCGACGCGCGCGGCCTGACGCCGGTCGTCGAGGACGCGCTCGACGTCGCGACCGACGGGGTCGAGGGGTTCCACGTCAGTCTCGATCTCGACTGGCTCGATCCCGGAGAAGCGCCCGGCGTCGGGACGCCGATCCGGGGCGGCGTCAGCTACCGCGAGGCCCACGCCGCGATGGAACGGGTGGCGGCCCGCGACGCGGCGGGCGACGCCGTTCTCCGGTCGATGGAACTCGTCGAGGTCAACCCGATCCTCGACGAGCACAACGAGACGGCCGAACTGGCCACTGAACTCGCCGCGAGCGCGCTCGGCAAACGGATCCTGTAG
- a CDS encoding HalOD1 output domain-containing protein → MGRNGRGDRSATDGGAEVVVERGPEESLTRAILRSVAALKGVAERDLDTLYESVDVEALESLVRHSSARDSRVRVEFTFQGCTVVVRGGETIRIAENQPPRSEEYPGQS, encoded by the coding sequence ATGGGACGAAACGGACGCGGCGATCGATCGGCGACCGACGGCGGTGCGGAAGTCGTCGTGGAACGGGGACCCGAGGAATCCCTGACGCGCGCGATACTCCGGAGCGTCGCCGCGCTGAAAGGCGTCGCGGAGCGCGATCTGGATACGCTGTACGAGAGCGTCGACGTGGAGGCCCTAGAATCACTGGTACGGCACTCCAGCGCCCGCGATAGCCGCGTACGCGTCGAATTTACCTTCCAGGGGTGTACCGTCGTCGTCCGAGGCGGCGAGACGATACGGATCGCCGAGAACCAGCCACCGCGGAGCGAAGAGTATCCGGGACAGTCCTAA
- a CDS encoding metallophosphoesterase family protein, with protein MLVLGDAHASDPENRAALLAAYRDSGADRALHVGDLEHYDLPVPTWFVAGNNEDFDAIEGMRGNETLDRWTDESTAPANATLLASAAAEVEGLRVAGLSGNYAPTQYEKSREELSGARRRHFVREDVERAKRLEDVDVLLAHEAPRALLGGLGCEKIDEVIEAVGPDLCLTGHHHRHAEGTHRETRLVGLAPVWESYYLLDPETLALDRRPTPAGSGV; from the coding sequence ATGCTGGTGCTCGGCGACGCCCACGCGAGCGACCCCGAGAACCGCGCGGCGCTGCTGGCGGCGTACCGCGATTCCGGGGCGGATCGAGCGCTCCACGTCGGCGACCTCGAACACTACGATCTGCCCGTCCCGACGTGGTTCGTCGCGGGCAACAACGAGGATTTCGACGCGATCGAGGGGATGCGCGGGAACGAGACGCTCGATCGCTGGACCGACGAGTCGACGGCGCCGGCGAACGCGACCCTGCTCGCGAGCGCCGCGGCCGAGGTCGAGGGACTGCGCGTCGCCGGGCTGTCGGGCAACTACGCGCCGACGCAGTACGAGAAGTCGCGCGAGGAACTGTCGGGGGCGCGCCGCCGCCACTTCGTGCGCGAGGACGTCGAGCGCGCGAAGCGACTCGAAGACGTCGACGTCCTGCTCGCGCACGAAGCGCCCCGCGCGCTGCTGGGCGGGCTCGGCTGCGAGAAGATCGACGAAGTGATCGAAGCCGTCGGCCCCGACCTGTGTCTGACCGGGCACCACCACCGCCACGCCGAAGGGACGCACCGGGAGACGCGACTCGTCGGACTCGCACCGGTCTGGGAGAGCTACTACCTGCTCGATCCGGAGACGCTGGCGCTGGACCGCAGACCGACGCCCGCTGGAAGCGGCGTCTGA
- the gyrA gene encoding DNA gyrase subunit A, which yields MSSDVPDPSDVDAARVERVRVEDEMEQSYIDYAMSVIAGRALPDVRDGLKPVHRRILYAMHEMGVTSGSSHRKSSSVIGETMGDYHPHGDSAIYDTLVRMAQPFSMRHPLVDGQGNFGSMDGDPAAAMRYTEARMSPIAEELLEDIEKDTVDFSPNYDDRLTEPDVLPSAFPNLLVNGSSGIAVGMSTNIPPHNLGEVVDATIELIDDPEATVEDLMEHVKGPDFPTGANIVGRDAIYSAYSTGRGRLRVRAEYETDDDKIVITEVPFQQNKARLVERIADDVNEGKIEGVRDLRDESDRNGVRIVIELKRGANPDVVENQLLEHHLENTFGVINLALVDGQPKVLTLKETLEHYVEHRKEVVRRRSEYDLGEAEDRAHILEGRLTALENVDDVVELIQDSEDRDAAKEALIEAYDFSTDQADHIVRMQLGSLTSMEAAEIESEYEDVQERIERLETILEDESELLAVIKEELREIKEEYADDRRTSIIEDQGTVTHEDLIAEEEVVVVVTEDDYVKRMPADRFDPQGRGGKGIIGADVKEGDRVSKVFRANTHDYLLCFTNHGQVYRLKTYEIPEMSRTARGKSAINLIDFDDGEEITAVVATDEFEDGECVTMVTRDGYVKRTEGEEFENILSTGIIAADLEDGDELIDVEVTDGTKDLVIATEGGMTIRFDESEVRCMGRNARGVGGIKLQDDDKVAGLVATDEDDDNALLTVTRNGFGKRTKLAEYSTQSRYGMGLIDIKTGERNGPVATVKSVAEDDGLVLMSENGQIMVTRASDVSIVGRNTMGVTVMDVEDDDAVASVDVLPAATPDADDAQAEEASVPADDE from the coding sequence ATGAGTTCAGACGTACCCGATCCGAGCGACGTCGACGCCGCCCGCGTGGAGCGGGTGCGCGTCGAAGACGAGATGGAGCAGAGTTACATCGACTACGCGATGAGCGTCATCGCGGGCCGCGCGCTGCCCGACGTCAGGGACGGGCTCAAGCCCGTCCACCGGCGCATCCTCTACGCGATGCACGAGATGGGCGTCACCAGCGGGTCCAGCCACCGGAAGTCCTCCTCGGTGATCGGGGAGACGATGGGTGACTACCACCCCCACGGCGACAGCGCGATCTACGACACGCTGGTCCGGATGGCCCAGCCGTTCTCGATGCGCCACCCGCTGGTCGACGGCCAGGGGAACTTCGGCTCGATGGACGGCGACCCGGCCGCGGCGATGCGCTACACCGAGGCCCGGATGAGCCCCATCGCCGAGGAACTGCTCGAAGACATCGAGAAGGACACCGTCGACTTCTCGCCGAACTACGACGACCGCCTGACCGAGCCCGACGTGCTGCCCTCTGCGTTCCCGAACCTCCTGGTCAACGGCTCGTCGGGCATCGCCGTCGGAATGAGCACGAACATCCCGCCGCACAACCTGGGCGAGGTCGTCGACGCCACGATCGAGCTGATCGACGACCCCGAGGCGACCGTCGAGGACCTGATGGAGCACGTCAAGGGGCCCGATTTCCCGACCGGCGCGAACATCGTCGGCCGCGACGCCATCTACTCGGCGTACTCGACCGGCCGCGGTCGCCTCCGCGTCCGCGCGGAGTACGAGACCGACGACGATAAGATCGTCATCACCGAGGTCCCCTTCCAGCAGAACAAGGCCCGCCTCGTCGAGCGCATCGCCGACGACGTCAACGAGGGCAAGATCGAGGGCGTCCGGGACCTGCGCGACGAGTCCGACCGGAACGGCGTCCGGATCGTCATCGAGCTCAAGCGGGGCGCCAACCCCGACGTCGTCGAGAACCAGCTTCTGGAGCACCACCTCGAGAACACGTTCGGCGTCATCAACCTCGCGCTGGTCGACGGCCAGCCGAAGGTGCTGACGCTCAAGGAGACGCTCGAACACTACGTCGAGCACCGCAAGGAGGTCGTGCGCCGGCGCAGCGAGTACGACCTCGGGGAAGCCGAGGATCGCGCGCACATCCTCGAAGGTCGCCTCACGGCGCTGGAGAACGTCGACGACGTGGTCGAGCTGATCCAGGATTCGGAGGACCGCGACGCCGCCAAGGAGGCCCTGATCGAGGCCTACGACTTCTCGACCGACCAGGCCGACCACATCGTCCGGATGCAGCTCGGGAGCCTCACGTCGATGGAGGCCGCGGAGATCGAGTCCGAGTACGAGGACGTCCAGGAGCGCATCGAGCGCCTGGAGACCATCCTCGAAGACGAGTCGGAGCTGCTGGCGGTCATCAAGGAGGAGCTCCGCGAGATCAAAGAGGAGTACGCCGACGATCGGCGGACGAGCATCATCGAGGATCAGGGGACGGTCACCCACGAGGACCTCATCGCCGAGGAGGAGGTCGTCGTCGTCGTCACCGAGGACGACTACGTCAAGCGGATGCCCGCCGACCGGTTCGACCCCCAGGGTCGGGGCGGCAAGGGGATCATCGGCGCCGACGTGAAGGAGGGCGATCGGGTCTCGAAGGTGTTCCGCGCGAACACCCACGACTACCTGCTTTGCTTTACCAATCACGGCCAGGTCTACCGCCTGAAGACCTACGAGATTCCCGAGATGAGCCGTACCGCGCGGGGCAAGTCGGCGATCAACCTGATCGACTTCGACGACGGCGAGGAGATCACCGCCGTCGTCGCGACCGACGAGTTCGAGGACGGCGAGTGCGTGACGATGGTCACCCGCGACGGCTACGTCAAGCGCACCGAGGGCGAGGAGTTCGAGAACATCCTCTCGACGGGGATCATCGCCGCCGACCTCGAAGACGGCGACGAGCTCATCGACGTCGAGGTGACCGACGGCACGAAGGACCTCGTGATCGCCACCGAGGGCGGCATGACGATCCGGTTCGACGAGTCCGAAGTGCGCTGCATGGGTCGGAACGCCAGGGGCGTCGGCGGCATCAAGCTGCAGGACGACGACAAGGTCGCCGGGCTCGTCGCGACCGACGAGGACGACGACAACGCACTGCTGACGGTCACTCGCAACGGGTTCGGAAAGCGGACGAAGCTCGCCGAGTACAGCACCCAATCGCGGTACGGTATGGGCCTGATCGACATCAAGACCGGCGAGCGCAACGGGCCGGTCGCGACGGTCAAGTCCGTCGCCGAGGACGACGGGCTGGTGCTGATGAGCGAGAACGGCCAGATCATGGTGACCCGCGCTTCGGACGTCTCGATCGTCGGCCGCAACACGATGGGCGTGACGGTGATGGACGTCGAGGACGACGACGCCGTCGCCAGCGTCGACGTGCTGCCCGCCGCGACGCCTGACGCCGACGACGCGCAGGCCGAAGAAGCAAGCGTGCCGGCCGACGACGAGTAG
- the gyrB gene encoding DNA topoisomerase (ATP-hydrolyzing) subunit B: MSEETEYGAGQIQVLEGLQAVRKRPAMYIGSTDSRGLHHLVYEVVDNSIDEALAGHCDSIGVTIHEDGSVSVSDDGRGIPVDMHEEHDKPALEVIMTVLHAGGKFDNKSYQVSGGLHGVGVSVVNALSEELEVTVRRDGAVWTQRFVEGEPASELERVRDMEPDESTGTQIRFWPDGDIFETRTFEFSTLESRLRELAFLNSGVEIALADERDDTAESFRYEGGIKEFVQYLNETKTELHDDVIYFEDTEEGIQVEVAMQATDELQGSIHAFANNINTREGGTHLTGFKTALTRTVNDYATDNGLLGDLDENLKGEDIREGLTAVISIKHPDPQFEGQTKTKLGNSEVRGIVEGTMHEGLGTFFEENPDTAEAIVSKAVEAAKARKAAKKAEELTRRKSALESTALPGKLADCQTKDPADSELFIVEGDSAGGSAKQGRNPDIQAILPLGGKILNVEKHRLDRILENDEIRNMITAIGTGIGDEFDIEDARYEKIVMMTDADVDGAHIRTLLLTLFYRHMRPLIEAGYVYAAQPPLYRIRYRGETYDAMTEQEREEIIAEKCDGNPTQVQRFKGLGEMNPEQLWETTMNPDNRVLKQIGIEDAAAADKMFSVLMGDAVEPRKQFIKEHAPEAEWVDI, from the coding sequence ATGTCCGAGGAAACGGAGTACGGTGCCGGACAGATCCAGGTACTCGAAGGACTGCAGGCGGTGCGGAAACGTCCGGCGATGTACATCGGTTCTACCGACTCTCGGGGACTGCATCATCTCGTCTACGAGGTGGTCGACAACTCCATCGACGAGGCGCTTGCCGGCCACTGCGACTCGATCGGCGTGACCATCCACGAGGACGGCTCGGTGAGCGTCTCCGACGACGGCCGCGGGATCCCCGTGGACATGCACGAAGAGCACGACAAGCCCGCCCTAGAGGTGATCATGACGGTGCTCCACGCCGGCGGGAAGTTCGACAACAAGTCCTATCAGGTCTCCGGGGGGCTCCACGGCGTCGGCGTCAGCGTCGTCAACGCGCTCTCGGAGGAACTGGAGGTCACGGTCCGGCGCGACGGCGCGGTCTGGACCCAGCGGTTCGTCGAGGGCGAGCCCGCGAGCGAGCTCGAACGCGTCCGCGACATGGAGCCCGACGAGTCGACCGGGACCCAGATCCGCTTCTGGCCCGACGGCGACATCTTCGAGACGCGGACGTTCGAGTTCTCGACTCTGGAGAGCCGACTCCGCGAACTCGCCTTCCTCAACTCCGGCGTCGAGATCGCGCTCGCCGACGAGCGCGACGACACCGCGGAGTCGTTCCGCTACGAGGGCGGCATCAAGGAGTTCGTCCAGTACCTCAACGAGACCAAGACGGAGCTCCACGACGACGTCATCTACTTCGAGGACACCGAGGAGGGGATCCAGGTCGAGGTCGCGATGCAGGCCACCGACGAACTGCAGGGCTCGATCCACGCGTTCGCCAACAACATCAACACGCGCGAGGGCGGTACCCACCTCACCGGGTTCAAGACCGCGCTGACGCGCACGGTCAACGACTACGCGACCGACAACGGGCTGCTGGGCGACCTCGACGAGAACCTCAAGGGCGAGGACATCCGCGAGGGGCTCACCGCGGTCATCTCGATCAAGCACCCCGACCCGCAGTTCGAGGGCCAGACCAAGACGAAGCTGGGCAACTCCGAGGTTCGGGGCATCGTCGAGGGCACCATGCACGAGGGCCTGGGCACCTTCTTCGAGGAGAACCCCGACACCGCCGAGGCGATCGTCTCGAAGGCCGTCGAGGCCGCGAAGGCCCGCAAGGCCGCCAAGAAGGCCGAGGAGCTCACCCGCCGGAAGAGCGCGCTCGAATCGACGGCGCTGCCGGGCAAGCTCGCTGACTGCCAGACGAAGGATCCCGCCGACTCCGAGCTGTTCATCGTGGAGGGCGACTCCGCGGGCGGCTCGGCCAAGCAGGGGCGCAATCCCGACATCCAGGCGATCCTCCCGCTGGGCGGGAAGATCCTCAACGTCGAGAAACACCGGCTCGACCGCATCCTGGAGAACGACGAGATCCGGAACATGATCACCGCCATCGGGACGGGGATCGGCGACGAGTTCGACATCGAGGACGCCCGCTACGAGAAGATCGTGATGATGACCGACGCCGACGTCGACGGCGCGCACATCCGCACCTTGCTGTTGACGCTGTTCTACCGACACATGCGCCCGCTGATCGAGGCGGGCTACGTGTACGCCGCCCAGCCCCCGCTGTACCGCATCCGGTACCGCGGCGAGACGTACGACGCGATGACCGAACAGGAGCGCGAGGAGATCATCGCCGAGAAGTGCGACGGCAACCCGACCCAGGTCCAGCGGTTCAAGGGCCTGGGCGAGATGAACCCCGAACAGCTCTGGGAGACGACGATGAACCCCGACAACCGCGTGCTCAAGCAGATCGGCATCGAGGACGCCGCCGCCGCGGACAAGATGTTCTCGGTGCTGATGGGCGACGCCGTCGAGCCGCGCAAGCAGTTCATCAAGGAACACGCCCCCGAGGCAGAGTGGGTCGACATCTGA